One Arcobacter sp. FWKO B genomic window, TGGTTCCATTAATGATTCAACATCAACAATAACAGCATCTTCTAAAAGTACAGTAAAATAATGCTCAGGCTTGCCAGCATAACTTGTTCTATACCATTTTAACTCTACTTCAGTTAATGTTTCACCTTTTGTTAATGCATTATAGATCAATGGTGAGCTTTTATCAAACAGTTTTGTTATAACAAAAGGTTGATGTGACCTTTGACCTGATGGTTGACCAGAGTTTGCATCTCTTGGTATTTTGATATTGTGTGAAAATGCTCTTACTAGCGTTTCATTTTCGTGTCCTTCTTGATAGCTATTTCCTACAGATTCAGGTGTGAATGCACCTTCTGTAATAAGTCCTTGCGTACTACCTTTAATCGACATAAAGACTGGGTTGTTCATATTTTCTCCTCGTGTTAATAAAATAACTTATAATTATACTATAATAATATTAATTATAAATTAAAAAATCAAAAATTTGGCAATAAAATTGATCTTTTTTTTTGATTATAGTTCAAAGCGTTCAATATCCAGAATCTGATACCTAATGGAATTTGTAAAAATGACATAAGGGATGGTTGCCTTTCATTTAACTCTAAAGATGATTTTTTATATGGCAAATAGCCATTATATATTTCAAATATAATTACAGCTAGTGAAAAAATATCACTATGTTTTGTTGGTGCTTGACCCAGAATTACTTCAGGTGCTGCATATATTGGGTTATAAGCTTTGACTTTACTATAGTCGATTTGAAAATTTTTATTTCTTGAATTGTCAATGGAAATTCCAAAATCAAAAAGTTTAAAATCACCATTATTTAGGCACATTATATTGGTTGGGTTTATGTCTGCATGTATGATTCCAAGCGAATGTATATATTTAATGGTTTCAAAAAGCATTTTAGTTAGCAACATTTTTTTTACCTTAGGTAGCTGATAAGAATTTTTTTGACTTAATAATTCACCATCTAAAAATTCCAATACTATATAAGGAATTTGGGTTGTTTGATCAATCCCAAAATCTATTGCTTTAACTATGTTTTTATGAGATAAAGAAATCAGGCTTGAGTATTCAGCATATAAAAAAGCATCAATATCTTCATTTCTTAAAAGTTGCTCATATGGGATTTTTATTGCAAGTTTTCTAAAATCATTGTAGTGCCTTGAGTAATTATCATAAGCATCAAATACTACGCTAAGACCACCTGTCCCTACTTGTTTACCAATAGTGTATCTATTGTTTAATACTAGAGTATTATTGTGCATTTGAGTATTCTTTATATCATTTATCATTTGTTATTCTCACAATAACAGCTGTTAGGTTATCAGATGCTAATCCACACAAAACTTTTTGTGACATAGTATCAAGTGCAGATTCAATAGAAACATTTTCTATGGTTTCTTTGATAAATGTATCGTTTAGTGTTTCGTACATACCATCAGTGCATAATAAATAGATATCATTTTCCATAATATCTATTTTTTGAATTTCCAAAGATAATTCTCCTGGAGCAGATAGTGCATTTGTAAGTACTTTTCTTTTACCATTGCTTGTATCTATTTCTTTGGCATGGTCATCTGTTAAAAGTTCTAGTATATTGTTTCTTAAAACATAACATCTACTATCACCTGCATGGATAATTGTACCTCGGTTATTTTGTATATACAATAAAACAATAGTAGTTCCAATTACAGAATTTTTGCCAGTTTTTTGAGCTTTATTTTTTAGTAAAAGATGAATATTATATATTTGTGATATGATTGATTCTATATTCTTCTCATAATGCAAAGAAAATTTCATATGTTCAAACATATCGCTAACGGCTCTACTAGCAAAATTGCCCTCTTGATGTCCTCCCATGCCATCACACACTATCCAAAGTCCAAATTCATCATTGACAAAATATGAATCTTCATTGTTCTTTCTTATTTTACCTGGGTGTGTGATGCAATAACTTTCAAAATTCATTTATATACTCTCTTTTAATTTAAATTTTGTCATTACATTATTTGGCATAAAACCTTGAACAGCTGAACCGTTAATTTCAAATGATGCTTTGTTGCCATCTTTATTATATTCTACAATCATAGAATTCGTTCCATTATTTGTAAATTTAAAGTTTGTAAATATTTTAAATAATGACCAATCTCCGTCCACTCTTACTGATTCTTGTTGAGTTCTGTTTAGGTCAGATAGTATAAATACAGTATCAGTATTTCCACGATTGACAGGCCAAGAAATTTTTCTTGTACGAAGTGGTCCATGTTCGTAAGTTAAAATATTATTATCGTAACTAAATAACATACCTGAATAATTCTTACTCAAAAAAGTTGGTTTTATGAAAAATACACTTTCTAGTTTGTCTCCTGAGCCTGTAAAAAATCTTCTTCTAATTTCTTGACTCAGAATAATTGCATTAATTATTTGGTTGTCGATTGGCATTGTAACACCATCAATTTTTCTTAGCTCATAAGAATTTGATTTAAAATCTATTTTGACAAAATAAGATAGATAATTCTCAAAAAATCTATCCAAAATACCATTTTTCTTAAAAAATTCTTCAAAATCTGATAGTGTAACTTCAATTTTAGCTTTTGAATTCATTGGATATCTATTTATAAGATTATTGGCATAAAATGAGTAAACACTATTTGTATATTGTTCATTTATTTGTGATTTAGCTTTGGTCATTACCTTAATCCAATTATTGTGTAATGATTTTGTGAACCAAGAACTTACTGGACTTGGTAAAGGATTGAGTGCAAGTGACATAGGATCACTACTTCCTGAAACTCTAGATTTTATGCTATTGAGTGCATCTGCTCCAGAGCCAGAACTACTTAATGCAAAAGTTTGCATAGATACAGTTTCTAGTTTTTTTATTTCATTTGCTAATGTTGGGCTAGGTTGTCCAGTTTCTGTTAATAACTGATGATAAACTTCAAAACTATCTCTTAAATATCTTGTACCTTTGGCCTCAATATCTTTGTCTATATCCATCAATTGCACATCTTTGTTTGAGCTTAGCAGTAATAGTTCACTATCAGAGTAAATCATAGTGTTGTCCCTCAGTGCTTGTAATATTTGAATTACAGGAGAGTTGGTTGATACAAAAGCTTTGAATTGTTCTTCTAGTTCAATTTCTGTTTTTACATCTGCAATTTTTAAATTATTTAGTGCATTCATCCATGCTAGTTTGTATTCTTCAAAATATAACATTTGCATGTTTTGGTATATGACATTAATTTCATCTTGAGAAAAATTGTTACTTTCTCCTAAAACCCAAGAGTACTGACTGAGCTGATTTAGTATATTTTTAGAATTAACAGACATCACTTTGTGATATCCAACTTTAGTATAAAAACTTGGTATAATATAATCTGTTCCATTAAAAACTTGATTTTTTGTTGTTAATATTTCATTGAATTGGAAATCCTTAAGTTCCTCAGCTAATATTTTGTCTTTTAATTGTTTATAAAGCACTAATTCTTTACCAAATTCTGAAAGTTTTTTTCTTGCATCTGCAACAATGTTATCATTCACATTAGATTCATTGAAACCATATTCAACTAGATTTTTCCAGTGTTCTTGCATTTGTTGTTTTTGTTGAGAATTATTAGTAGTTTCTTTATTTAAAATATTAGTAACCCAAGAAATCAAGAAAGCTTTTTCTCTGTTTTGTTTATTTTCTAGCATTAAATAAGCTTTTAAATTTTCCCAGGTTAAGTCATAGTTATTTAGATTATTCATGGTATAAATTTCTAAAATCATCTTTATATCATTTAGTAAAAATTGCTCAACGAAATTGTGATATAGTTCATCAATTTTATTGTTACGATCTTTAACTTTGTAAAAACTCAACT contains:
- a CDS encoding Hcp family type VI secretion system effector — translated: MNNPVFMSIKGSTQGLITEGAFTPESVGNSYQEGHENETLVRAFSHNIKIPRDANSGQPSGQRSHQPFVITKLFDKSSPLIYNALTKGETLTEVELKWYRTSYAGKPEHYFTVLLEDAVIVDVESLMEPEIGASLADVAPAEKVAFAYRKISWRHETASTSGEDDWRIGVGKQA
- a CDS encoding serine/threonine-protein kinase: MINDIKNTQMHNNTLVLNNRYTIGKQVGTGGLSVVFDAYDNYSRHYNDFRKLAIKIPYEQLLRNEDIDAFLYAEYSSLISLSHKNIVKAIDFGIDQTTQIPYIVLEFLDGELLSQKNSYQLPKVKKMLLTKMLFETIKYIHSLGIIHADINPTNIMCLNNGDFKLFDFGISIDNSRNKNFQIDYSKVKAYNPIYAAPEVILGQAPTKHSDIFSLAVIIFEIYNGYLPYKKSSLELNERQPSLMSFLQIPLGIRFWILNALNYNQKKRSILLPNF
- a CDS encoding PP2C family protein-serine/threonine phosphatase, which codes for MNFESYCITHPGKIRKNNEDSYFVNDEFGLWIVCDGMGGHQEGNFASRAVSDMFEHMKFSLHYEKNIESIISQIYNIHLLLKNKAQKTGKNSVIGTTIVLLYIQNNRGTIIHAGDSRCYVLRNNILELLTDDHAKEIDTSNGKRKVLTNALSAPGELSLEIQKIDIMENDIYLLCTDGMYETLNDTFIKETIENVSIESALDTMSQKVLCGLASDNLTAVIVRITNDK
- the tssM gene encoding type VI secretion system membrane subunit TssM, giving the protein MIHKIKNIIKKDTFKNPLVLILFASIFISLAIIFFGEYLSDSLNMFSLRLLIGFIIFGSTLIIVLLLKLYAQSNQDPELLRIDREKKIREREINKSVETIGKDIRNRFLQANKIIKNSSVYSNKSDTHYELPWYLIMGQEQEGKTSLIEYSGLDFPLNINYQHKNIDNNDNTKTFEWYFAENAIFIDTPGKYLNAKIGGIDDGVWKYFLNLFKKKRWKRPINGVILTISIETLMAKTDKEIESYAKELREKFDQLSDTFMSNIPIYLFITKSDLIKGFVEYFDSIEENEKNEILGFTFDASEKISLETLSQEMTNLLKRIDTSIIDKIHTQWDNDNRTKILLFCDELNEVFNKLKKFVEIGFAQTRYRTPLLLRGLYFTSVPQYSLPIYQENILDESTTNKINLKGWFSKKVLEDIVFVESNLIKMDSRHKTKEKRREIFAITSAIFIIVLSIGIWLFNYIEHKKTIENITKQLNDFSSAYSTTNHLSDFEQRLALLNRLLEIKNIDSPKSHNFWKLSFYKVKDRNNKIDELYHNFVEQFLLNDIKMILEIYTMNNLNNYDLTWENLKAYLMLENKQNREKAFLISWVTNILNKETTNNSQQKQQMQEHWKNLVEYGFNESNVNDNIVADARKKLSEFGKELVLYKQLKDKILAEELKDFQFNEILTTKNQVFNGTDYIIPSFYTKVGYHKVMSVNSKNILNQLSQYSWVLGESNNFSQDEINVIYQNMQMLYFEEYKLAWMNALNNLKIADVKTEIELEEQFKAFVSTNSPVIQILQALRDNTMIYSDSELLLLSSNKDVQLMDIDKDIEAKGTRYLRDSFEVYHQLLTETGQPSPTLANEIKKLETVSMQTFALSSSGSGADALNSIKSRVSGSSDPMSLALNPLPSPVSSWFTKSLHNNWIKVMTKAKSQINEQYTNSVYSFYANNLINRYPMNSKAKIEVTLSDFEEFFKKNGILDRFFENYLSYFVKIDFKSNSYELRKIDGVTMPIDNQIINAIILSQEIRRRFFTGSGDKLESVFFIKPTFLSKNYSGMLFSYDNNILTYEHGPLRTRKISWPVNRGNTDTVFILSDLNRTQQESVRVDGDWSLFKIFTNFKFTNNGTNSMIVEYNKDGNKASFEINGSAVQGFMPNNVMTKFKLKESI